Below is a window of Burkholderia cepacia DNA.
GCTGATGCCGCACGTGATCGTCGCGCGCATGCCGTGCCAGCCGGGGCCGGAGAAGCGCTCGACTTCCTGCGGGATGCCGGGGCCGTATGACGTCACCCACTTGCCGTCGTCCTGCTTCACGAATCCTGCTTCCTTTTCCGCGACCGGCTCCAGCGCGCCGTCGACGATCTCGAACGAGATGAAACTGCTGCTGTAGGTCATGTTGCGGCCGACGATCGCGACGCAATGGTCGCCGCCACCTTCCGGGCAGGGCTTTTTCACCTGTCGGTTTGCGAGGTATTCGAACGAGATGCCGAGCGCCGGATCGCGATAGGTTTTCCAGCCCGCGTGTTTCACCTGCTTCAGCGCCGCCGTGCGGTCGCGGTACGCGGTGGCGATGCAGGTGGCGTCGGCGCACGCATTGCGCTGCGCGAGCCATGCGCGTTGTGACCGGATCACGGCTTGCTGGTCGGCGGCGATGCCGATTGCGTCGTAGTAGGCGTTCGACAGCGTGCTGTCGGCCGATACGAGCGCCTTGTCGGCGCAGATCAGGCGATCGGTGCGGGTCTTCGCGTGCGAACAATCGATGCTGTCGGCGTGGGCCGACAACGAGAGGCCGATCGCGGCCAGCGTGAGGGCAAGGCGAATGCCGAACACGGACATCTCCTCATCGGGTGGGGTCGGCGGCTGTCACGCAGCCGTCATGTGACGCAGTGGTGACGCAGCGGCGGCGCGCGGTTCGAGAACGCTCGACCCCGCGCGCCGTGCATCAACGTGCGTTTCAGCGATTGATTTCGTCCGCCGAGATCAGTTCGGCCACCAGCACCTGCGCGGGCCCCTGCAGGTAATACTCGTGCTCGAGCGGTTCGCGCAGCTTCATGTACGTTTCCGCGCCGATCTGCATCGTTTCGCCTGCGTGCATGCGGGCGCCGCTTTCCAGCAGGTAATGCATCACGTTGTTGAAGATGCCCGAATAGCGTTCGCCTTCGTGATGGCCCGCCGCGAGTGCGGCGAAATCGGGCAGGCCGAACACGTCGGCGCCGTAGGTGCGCATCCACACGCCTTCGATGCCTTCGACCTCGTATTTCACGAAGCCGCAGAAGAACAGGTTCAGCGGGAAGTCGCGTAGCACTTCGAGGCTTTCGTCGCCGAGTTCCTTTGCGTTGAAGACGCCGGCCGGCAGCGACGTGTGCGCGTGCTCGTTCAGCACCGCGAGGCCGTTTTGCTCGGCCAGCGCGCCGGCGACAGCCACCAGCGCGACATACTGGTCGAGCGGATTCGCTTCGTGCCCGGCGTAGTAGAGGATCACGTGGCTGCGGCTCGCGCGGACCTGCTGCTTCAGGTCCTGTCCGTAGTGGGCGGGCGCGACGCATGTTTCCAGCGCGTCGGACGGATAGGGCGCATCGAAGCCCACCAGCCGGACGACGTGGTTGCCCCAGCCGGCGAGCCCGAATACCTGCTCCAGCGTCGGCTCGGTTTCGACGCGCGCCTGCTTCATGCTCGGGTGGTATGCGCGCAGCGCGGCCGTTAGCGCGGCGATGTCGACCTGCAGCGGACCGTCGAAGACGACCGTCACGCTCAGCGGATTCTCGACGTCGGGCGCCGCGACCAGTGCGACGGGGTTCTCGGGTTCTTCCTTGCGGCCAAAGAATCGGGATATCAGGCTCATCGGATTGTGTTTGTGTCGATGCCGTTACAGGGAGCGCGCCCTGTTCTCTCGGTCAGGGCGTGCCGTCGGGATGACGGTCGCCCGTAGTTTCCCCGGGTTCGGCGAATCTGGCAAATATCCGATGGCGCGGCGGGCGGCGCGCGCCGGTCAGCGTGGCAGTGCTTCGGCTTCGGCCCAGCGCTTGAACGAATCGAGACGCCGGCGCGTCTGCACGAGATAGAACGCGCCGATCAGCGGTTCGAGCAGCCAGCGCAGCCAGGACGGCTGGACGCGGAAGTTGTACGTGAACTTCACCTCGGTCGACCCCGGCGTGTGCTCGGTGAAGTTCCAACTGCCGCTGAAACGCTCGAGCACCTTCGGGCCTTCGACCATTTCGACTGCCGCGACCTGCGGCGGGCGGTACGAGATGTAGCGCGACACCATCGTCGCGCCCGACTGGCTGCGGCAGAACGCGTCGACGCCCACGTTGGCCGTGGTTCCGTCGAGCAGATAGGCGTCGGTGAGGAAACTGTCCCACACGAGCCGCCGCGCGTAATCCTGCGACCACGTGAAGAGGCGTCTGCGATCGACGCCGACGGTCCGGCTGACTGAGATCCTCATGATGGCGGGCGCGAAGGCGCGGATTGGAATGAAATTCAGTGTAACCCGCCAATAACGCGCGTTTCGTCAGACTTCGTCAAGTCGAGCGTGTACTCGAATGGGGGCGATTGACGCCCCCCGGGATTTCCCCTAGGATTTGATTCAACCCTTCGGGACAGACCCGGAGCGTTTCAATCTCTTGAGGGAGCCTCATGAGTACGCAACAGAACCGGCGCTTCGACGCGCTCGTTTTCATTGGTCGTTTCCAGCCTCCGCATCGTGGTCACCTGAATGTGCTGAAGTCGGCACTGAGCCGGGCCGAGCGCGTGTGCGTGCTGATCGGGTCGACCGACAAGCCCCGCACCATCAAGGATCCGTTCTCGTTCGACGAGCGCCGCCAGATGCTGGCTTCGCTGCTCGACGCGTCCGAGCGCGACCGCGTGACCATCGCGCCGCTGCAGGATTCGACGTACAACGACGGCGACTGGGTGCGCTGGGTGCAGGAGGTCGTGGCAGTCACGCTCGGCGATATCGCACAGCGCAAGGTCGGGCTGATCGGCCACGAGAAGGACGCCACATCGTATTACCTGCGGATGTTCCCGCAATGGGAGCTTGTCGACGTCGATGCGACGGAAGACATTTCCGCCACCGAGATCCGCGACCAGTATTTCGCCGAACGCACCAACAGCTTCGTGCAGTGGGCCGTGCCGGAACCCGTGTTCGGCTGGCTCGAGCGTTTCCGCACGCAGCCGGAATTCGCGCAGCTGAAGTCGGAAGCCGAATTCATCGCCGCGTATCGCAAGGCGTGGGCGGCCGCGCCGTATCCCGTCACGTTCGTGACGGTCGACGCGGTGGTCGTGCACTCGGGCCACATCCTGCTCGTGCGTCGCCGCAGCGAGCCGGGCCGCGGCCTGTGGGCACTGCCGGGCGGGTTCGTGAACCAGGACGAGCGGCTCGATGCGGCCTGCATCCGCGAGCTGCGCGAGGAAACCGGCCTCAAGCTGCCGGAGCCCGTACTGCGCGGCTCGATCAAGGATCGCCAGGTGTTCGATCACCCGACGCGCTCGCTGCGCGGCCGCACGATCACGCACGCGTGCCTGTTCAACTTCCCGACCGGCGAGCTGCCGCGCGTGAAGGGCAGCGACGACGCAGACAAGGCGCGCTGGGTGCCGCTTAACGAATTCGCGCAGATGCGCAACGTGATGTTCGAGGATCACTTCGACATCGCGTATCACTTCCTGGGGAAGCTGTGATCCGCTGATTCCCCGCATTACGTCCGCCGCGACAGACGCGGCGGCACTTCAACGGCCTAGAGGAGCTCTAGCCATGCAAAACGATCTCGGCGGCTTTGCCGCGGTTCTCGCCAATCCGATCCTCAATACGGATTCCTACAAGGCTTCGCACTTCCTGCAATATCCGCCCGACGCGCAGGCGATGTTCTCGTACGTCGAATCGCGCGGCGGACGCTACGACCGCACGGTGTTCTTCGGCCTGCAGATGCTGCTGAAGGAATATCTGTGCAAGCCCGTCACGCACGCGATGATCGACGAAGCGCGCGACTTCTTCACGGTACACGGCGAGCCGTTCAACGAAGCCGGGTGGCGCACCATCGTCGAACGTTACGACGGCTACCTGCCGGTGAAGATCCGCGCGGTGCCCGAGGGCTCGGTGGTGCCGGTGCACAACGCGCTGATGACCGTCGAATGCGACGATCCGCAGGTGTTCTGGCTTGCGTCGTATCTCGAGACGATGCTGTTGCGCGTCTGGTATCCGGTGACGGTCGCGACACGCAGCTGGCACTTGCGGCAGACGATCCGCCGCTTCCTCGAAAAGACCGACGACGACCTTGCACAACTGCCGTTCAAGCTGCACGACTTCGGCGCGCGCGGCGTATCGAGCGCTGAATCGGCCGCGATCGGCGGCGCCGCGCATCTCGTGAACTTCATGGGCTCGGACACCGTGCTCGGCGTGCTGGCCGCGAACCGTTTCTATCGCGAGCCGATGGCCGCGTACTCGGTGCCGGCGGCCGAGCACAGCACGATCACGTCGTGGGGTCGCGAAGGCGAGGTCGATGCGTACCGGAACATGATTGCGCGCTTCGGTTTGCCCGGCGCGATTGTGTCGGTCGTGTCGGACTCCTACGATCTGTTCGCCGCACTCGATCTGTGGGGCGGCGAGCTTCGGCAGGCCGTGATCGATTCGGGTGCGACGCTCGTCGTGCGGCCCGATTCGGGCGACCCCGTGGCGATCGTGATGCAGACCGTGCGCGCGCTCGACGCGTCGTTCGGCTCGACCGTGAACGGCAAGGGGCGGCGCGTGCTGAACCGCGTGCGCGTGATTCAGGGTGACGGTGTCGACGAGCTGTCGATCGACGCGATCCTTTCCGCACTCGACGACGCGGGTTACGCAGCCGGCAACGTCGTGTTCGGCATGGGCGGCGCGTTGCTGCAGCAGGTGAACCGCGATACGCAGCGCTTCGCGATGAAGTGCTCGGCGATCCGGCGTGGCGGCGTGTGGCACGACGTTCGCAAGGATCCGGTCACCGATCAGGGCAAGCGTTCGAAGAAGGGAAGGCTCACGCTGCTGCGCAATCGCCGCAGCGGCGAGTATCGGACCGTGACGCTGCCCGTTGCATGGGACGATCGTGCGCTGGAAGGCGAATGGGACGAGGCGCTCGAAACCGTGTTCGATACGGGTCGACTGCTCGTCGATACGTCGTTTGCCGAGGTGCGGGCGAGGGCGCACGCGGGGGAGGTGTGAGGTAGGGGGCGGGGTGGCGCGAGGCGTTTGTGTCACCCTGTCACTGGCGAGATTCGGTGGCGGCTTCGCCGAAGGCGGTCAGGGGCGACCGATGGCTCTGGATGTCGGTGTGATGCGAGGATCGTCGCAAAGATGCCGGCATCCGTCCGCGCACAGCGGAACCAGGGGCAGTCCGATCTGAAGATAACCCTCGTAGCCGGCACAGTCTTTCGGATACGGCTGCGAGATCATGTGGGTGTCCGACCAGATGTTTTCGTCCTCGATGCCGAGCTGGACGAGGTATTCCCTCAGGCTGGCCGCTCACGGCTCTCCGGCCAGCACGCGTCCGCCCGAATTCGCCGGCACGCCGCTGCGATCGGCCGCACGCGTCGCGTCCATCGCCCGCGCCAGCGCATCGAACACCACGGGCCCCTTGCAGCGCGACACGTTGAAGCGCATGTACGACGTCGCGCCGTGCGACGGACTGAACACGTTGCCGGGGGCCAGCACGACGTCGTGATCCAGCGCGTGGCGTGCCACGCGCGCGGCGTCGAGCTCGTCGGGCAGTTCCGCCCACACGAACAGGCCGCCGCGCGGTTCCGTCCAGATGCCGAGCCCGGCGCGCGTCAGGCGCCGGATCGATTCGCCCATCGCATCCGCCAGACGCGCATGCAGGCTGTCGAGATGGCGCCGATAGGTGCCGTCGATCAGCAGCCGGTGCACGACGTTTGCGCCGATCTGCGCGTTGCCGAACGACGTCGCGAGCTTCAGGTCGACGAGCGCGTCGATCCACTCCGGTCGCGCGGCGACGTAGCCGCAGCGGATCGCGGCCGATAGCGTCTTCGAGAAGCTGCCGATCGAGACGACACGCGACAGCCCGTCGAATGCCGCGAGGCGCGGCGCGGGCGTGCTCTCGAAATCCGCGAAGATGTCGTCCTCGACGATCAGCAGCCCATGCTCGGCCGCGAGCGTCAGCAGCCGGTGCGCGACGGGCGGCGCGAGCGTCGCGCCGGTCGGGTTGTGCAGCGCCGCGTTGGTGATGTACAGGCGCGGGCGATGCTCGGCAAGCACCTGCTCGAAGCGCACGAGATCGGGGCCGTTCGGCGTGTACGGGACGCTGACGATCCGTGCGCGGTGCGCGCGCAACAGCGCCTGGAAGTTGAAGTAGCACGGATCGTCGAGCACGACCGTGTCGCCGGGCTCCAGCAGCAGGCGGCACACGAGATCGAGCGCATGCGTGCCGCCGTCGGTCAGCATGATCTGCGCGGGTTCCGCATGCACGCCGTGCTGCGCGAGCCGCCAGGCGAGCTGCTGGCGCAGCGCGGGCAGGCCGAGCGGCGTCGCGTAGTCGGTCAGCGCGTCGGCGTCGTCGCGCGACACGGCGCGCAGCGCGCGGCGCAGGCTTTCATCGGGCAGCCACGACGACGGCAGCCAGCCGCAGCCGGGCTTCACCGACGTCGGCGCCGCTTCGAGCGACTGGCGCGACAGCCACAGCGGATCGAGCTCGCGATCGAGGCGCGGGCCGAGATCGGCGAGCGCAAGCGGCGGCGCGTGGCCCGACACGTAAAAGCCCGAGCCGCGCCGTGCGATCAGCACGCCTTCGCTCGCGAGCCGTTCGTACGCGTCGACGACCGTCGATTTCGACACGCCCAGGCCGTCGGCCATCATCCGGATCGACGGTACGCGCGCGCCGGGCATCAGCGCGCGGCTCGCGATGCGCGCGCGCAAGGTATCCATCACGGTTTCGACGCGCGTACGCGACGCGGTGGGCGGAACGGGAGGCGGGGCGGCTTGGCTCATGACGAAAATGAACTGTACGGTCGGTTGTCCAGTACAGTTTGTCTGAATTGTATTGGGCTGTAGCTTACGCGCTTTTCGCGGGCGGCGGATCATCGGTCATCCACTTTCCCCGTTCAGGATTTCCCGTGCAAAAGACGACCGACGGATGGCTCAGCGGCCTGCTGGGCGTAATCATCTTCAGTGGCTCGCTGCCCGCGACGCGTATCGCGGTGCAGGGGCTCGACCCACTGTTCCTCACGTTCGCGCGCGCGACGATCGCCGGTGTGCTCGGCCTGCTGTTGCTCGTCGTGCTGAAGCAGCGGCGGCCGACGCGGGCCGAGGCCGTGTCGCTCGCCATCGTCGCGCTCGGCGTCGTGGTCGGCTTCCCGTTGCTGACGGCGCTCGCGCTGAAGCATGTGACGTCGGCGCATGCGATCGTGTTCGTCGGGCTGCTGCCGTTGGCCACCGCGCTGTTCGGCGTGTGGCGTGGCGGCGAGCGGCCGCGGCTGCCGTTCTGGATCTTCTCGATCGTCGGCAGCGGCGCGGTGGCCGCGTTTGCGCTGCGCAACGGCGGGCAGGCGTCGGTGGTCGGCGATGCGCTGATGCTGGCCGCGATCGTCGCGTGCGGGCTCGGCTACGCGGAAGGCGCGCGCCTGTCGCGCCAGCTCGGCGGCTGGCAGGTGATCTCGTGGGCGCTCGTGCTGTCGCTGCCGCTGATGGTGCCGCTCACGGGGCTCACGTGGCCCGCGTCGTTCGATGCCGTCGATGCCGCCGCGCTGTGGGGGCTCGCATACGTGTCGCTGTTCAGCATGCTGATCGGCTTCGTGTTCTGGTATCGCGGGCTCGCGCTCGGCGGGATCGCGGGCGTCGGCCAGTTGCAGCTGCTTCAACCGTTCTTCGGCTTCCTGCTGGCGGCCGGCCTGTTGCATGAGACGGTGCCGCCGTCGATGGTCGTCGTGACGGTCGTCGTGGTCGGCTGCGTGGCGGGCGCGAAATACTTCTCGAAAATGGCGCCCGTGCAGCGCGCGGGGTGACGCGCGCGCCTGAGCAGGGGCGCGGGCGCGACCCGTCGCAGGTCGCGCCCGCTCGCGCTCAATCGTCCGGGGTGCACACGCGCAAGCGATGGCCGTCCGGGTCAAGCGCGACGAACGTCAGGCCGAACACGGCCGTCATCGGCGTCTGCTCGAACGTCACACCGAGCGCCTTCCACGCTTCGTACAGGCGCCGGACCTCGTGGTCGTCGTCGACCATGAATGCCAGCTCCGAGCGGTGGCCGGCGCCGCCCGACACGAAATCGCGCGCACGGGTCGACCACAGGCCCAGATGCAGCCCGTTGTCGAGCGTGAACGCCGCATAGGTGGGAAACGCGGCAACGGGCGGGCGCCCGAACAGGCGTGCGTAGAACTGCGCGCTGCGCGTCGGGTCGTCGACATAGAGAAGAACGAGATTCGGGGAGGTCATGCGGAGCCGTCCAGGGATCGATTAAGATGCATCCCATTCTATGAACGGATGCTGTCAGAAAGTGGCAGCATGAAACGATGACGCGCGCCGAACGACTGCTCTCGCTGCTGCAGGTGCTGCGGCGTCACCGCCGCCCGGTGAGTGGCCGCGTGCTGGCCGGGGAACTCGGTGTCAGCCTCCGGACGGTCTATCGCGACATTGCATCGTTGCAGGTGCAGGGTGCGGACATCGAAGGCGAGCCGGGTGTCGGCTACGTGCTGCGTGCCGGTTTCATGCTGCCGCCATTGATGTTTTCTCAATCGGAACTCGAAGCGCTGATGCTCGGCTTTCGCTGGGTCGGAAAGTTCGCGGATGCGCAGCTCACGACGGCTGCGTCCGATGCGCTCGCGAAGATCTCCGCGGTGCTACCCGCCGAGCTGCGCCGCGAGATGGAATGCACGACGCTGCTCGTCGGCCCGCGTACGGTCGAGGATCGGGAGATCGTCGACATGGGTGCCGTGCGTACGGCGATTCGTACCGAAAGCAAGATCAGGATTCGATATGCGGGCGAAGGCCGGAAAGCGATCGACGAACGGATCGTGTGGCCATTCGCGCTCGGCTATTTCAATGACGTGCGGATTCTGGCGGCGTGGTGCGAAGGGCGGAACGACTTCCGGCATTTTCGGACCGATCGCATCGTCGAGCTGGAACGGCTGGATGTGCGTTATCCGAGGCGGCGAGCGGTGCTGCTGAAGGCGTGGCGTGCGGCGGGCGCCGACGTGCGTGTGGCGGTGAGGTAGCGTGCGGCCGCTCGGCCGCACGCGCCGGTGCGCTTATGCGACGTGCGCGACGTCGTATTGCGAAGACAAGTACCGCCGGATCTCGGCAGGCGAATCGATGAAGCGCCTGCCGTTGTGCTCGCGAATCGCGAGCGTGTCGTCGTTAGGCGTCGGTCCGTCGCCGAGCACGAGCACGGGCGCCGACTGGTTGTCTGCGCCGATCAGCGCGACGATCGGCTGGCGCGGCCGCGGCGCGTCGATGTACTCGACATCGACGGCGTTGCGCAGCTGCGGATAGAAACTCAGCAGCCCTTCGACGGAAACCGAATCGCCGCAGTAGAACGGACCTTCGGAGTCCTTGAAAAAGCCCGGGCGAAGAATGAACAGCGTGTCTTTCATGGTGATCTCGCTATGAGAGAGGGACGAACGTCGAAGAAAACGTGATGCGGGGTGGCGTGTACTACGTTGCCGGATTTCAGGCTTCCGCGAGCGCGGCGGCGCGCATCCTCGCGAAGCCGGCGGCGAGGTCGGCAATCATGTCGTCGGGGTGCTCGAGCCCTGCATGAATCCGCAGCAGCGGGCCCGTCGCCGCCCATTGGGTGGCGGTACGGTGGCGCGACGGATTGGACGGGATGATCAGGCTTTCGAATCCGCCCCAGCTATACCCCATGCCGAAGCACGTCATGCCGTCGAGCAGCGCGCGCACGGCTTCGTCGGCCTGCGGATGCAGTACCACGCCGAACAGCCCACACGCGCCCGTGAAATCGCGCTGCCACAGCGCGTGGCCCGCGTCGCCGGGGCGCGCCGGATACAGGATCCGCGCGACTTCCGGCTGTTGCGAGAGCCAATCGGTCAGCACCTGCGCGTTGCGCTGGTGCCGCTCGAGCCGGACCGACAGCGTACGCAGGCCGCGCAGTGCGAGATACGCATCGTCGCCGCTGACGGTCATCCCGAGCTGCCGGTAGCAGCGTGTGATCTTCGGCGCGAGCGCCTCGGTCGTCAGGATCGCCCCCATCAGTACGTCCGAGTGCCCGGCGATGTATTTGGTCGCGGCGTGAACCGACACGTCGACGCCATGCGAAAACGAGCGGAAGTTCAGCGGCGTGCCCCACGTGTTGTCGAGCAGCACGACCGCGCCGTGCAGGTGTGCGACGCGGCTGATGGCCGGAATATCCTGTACTTCGAAGGTCAGGGAACCCGGCGATTCGGCGAATACCGCGCGCGTGTTCGGCCGCATCAGCGAGGCGATGTGCGCGCCGATCGTCGGATCGTAGTAGGTCGTCTCGATGCCGAGGCGCGCCAGCGTTTCGTCGCAGAACGAACGGGTCGGGTCGTACACGGAATCGGCCATCAGCAGATGGTCGCCCGGATTCAGCACCGCGAGCAGCGCGGTCGTGATCGCGCTGAGGCCGCTCGGCGTCAGCAGCGCGGCGTGCGCGCCTTCGAGTCGCGCGAGCGCTTTCTCGAGCGCGCGCGTGGTCGGGCTGCCATGACGCCCGTACGCGAGCGGCGTGCCGCGTACGGCGTCGAGCGCATCGGTGCCGTGAAAGAGCAGCGTCGACTGGCGATAGACGGGCGGGTTCACCGGCGAGCCGGGCTGGCCGTGCGAGCGGCCTTCATGGGCGAGAACGGTGTCGGTCGAATGCAGGTGGTTCAAGATGTCTCCTTGGGGTGTCGATCAAGCGAAGCGGGGCAGTTGTCGCATCGGTCAATGCAGGATCTTGTCGAGGAAGTCGCGCGCGCGTTCGGAACGCGGTGCCGCGAAGAACCGGTCGCTGGCCGCATCCTCGACCACCGCACCCTGGTCCATGAAGATCACGCGATGCGCAACCTTCCGCGCGAAACCCATTTCATGCGTCACGCAGACCATCGTCATGCCTTCGCGCGCAAGCTCGACCATCACGTCGAGGACTTCGTTGATCATCTCGGGATCGAGCGCGGAGGTCGGTTCGTCGAACAGCATGGCGACCGGGTTCATCGACAGTGCGCGCGCGATCGCGACGCGCTGCTGCTGCCCGCCGGACAACTGCCCCGGATACTTGTGCGCGTGCGCCTTCAGGCCGACACGGTCGAGCAGCTTCATGGCGTTCTCGACGGCCTCGTCCTTGCGGCGGCCGAGCACCTTGACCTGTGCCAGCGTCAGGTTGTCGGTGATCGACAGGTGCGGAAACAGCTCGAAATGCTGGAACACCATGCCGACGCGGGCGCGCAGTTGCGCAAGCTTCGCGGCGGGGTCGCCGAGCCGCGTGCCGTCGACGGTGATGCTGCCTTTCTGGAACGGTTCGAGACCGTTGATCGTCTTGATCAGCGTCGATTTTCCGGAGCCCGACGGCCCGCACACGACGACCACCTCGCCCTTCGAGACTGCCGCGCTGCATGCCGAAAGCACCTGATGCTTGCCATACCATTTCGATACGTTGTCGAGCGTAATCATGTTCTGTCCGTCGATGGAGTTCATGTGAATGCCGGGTGCGCGCTCAATGCGTGGACGGCAGCGCGAGACGCGTCTCGACGCGACCCTGAAGCCGCGTGAGCAGCGTGCTGAGGACCCAGTAGATCGCGGCGGCGGCGAGATAGAGCGGCAGCGGCTGGAACGTCGCGGCGATCACTTCCTGCGTCGAGCGCAGCAATTCGGTGACGGTGATCACGGAGACCAGCGACGTGTCCTTGATCAGGCTGATCAGCGTGTTGCCGAGGCTCGGCACCGCGAGGCGCAGCGCTTGCGGGCACACGATGTAGCGCAGCGTCTGCACGTGCGTGAGGCCGAGACTGTGGGCGGCCGCCCATTGCCCGCGGCCGATGCCGAGAATCGCGCCGCGCATGCTTTCGGACAGGTAGGCGCCCGCATTGAGCGTCAGCGTGAAGATGCCGGCCGTCGTGGGGTCGAGCGTGATGCCGAGATCGGGCAGCCCGTAGTAGACGACGAACATCTGCACGAGCAGCGGCGTGCCGCGCATCAGGCTGACATAGCCCTGCGCGAGGCTGGCGGCAAGCCGGTTGCTGCCGATGCGCATGATCGCGATCACGAGCCCGACGACGAGACCGAGCGCCATCGACGCGACGGCAAACTTCAGCGTGAGCATGGCGCCCTTGACCATCACGGGCAGCGTATGGACGACCAGTTGGAGTGCTTCCATTGCGTGTCTCCTGATTGTGTGCCGGACGGCCCGCGCGTTCGTGCGCGCGGGCGCGGCGGGCTGCGTTATTGCGTCACCGGCTTGGTGGTGTCCGTGCCGAACCACTGCATCGAGATCTTCTTCAGCGTGCCGTCCTGCTGCAGCGATGCGACGGCGTCGTCGATCGCCTTCGCGAATTTCGGGTTGCCCTTGCGGAACGGGATACCCATCCGGTCCTCGCCGCCCGCGAGCACCGAGCCCGGGCGCAGCGGCAAGTGCGAGTTCTTGATCAGGTAGGTGAGCATCAGGCGATCGTTGACTGCCGCGTCGAGACGGCCGGCGGCGAGGTCGCGGAGGTTTTCCGGCGTACCGGGGTAGACCTGCAGGTCGATCGCGGGCACGGTCTTGACGAGATCGACGTAGTTGCTGCCCATCGTCACACCGACCTTCTTGCCCTTCAGCTCGTCGAGCGACTTGAATGCGCGTGCGTCGTTCTGCCGTTGCAGCAGTTGCGCCGACGAATACACGTACGGTGCGCTGAAGTCGAGCGCCTGCTGGCGCGACGGCGTGATCGCGACCTGGTTGACGATCACGTCGAACTTGCCGGCCTGCAGGCCCGCGAGAATCCCGCTCCATTCAGTCGTCACGAACTGCGGCTTCACGCCGAGGCGGGCCGCAACCGCCTTCGCGACGTCGACATCGAAGCCTTCGAGCTGGCCGTCGGCATTGCGGTAGTCGAACGGCGGGTAAGTGCCTTCCAGCGCGATCTTCAGTACACCGGATTGCTTGACGGTGTCGAGCAGGTCAGCCGCGTGCGACGTCGCGGTCGCGATGCAGAGAAGGGCGGCCGCGATGCCTTGCTTGAGCGTCGGGTTGAAGTGCTTCATGGTTGTCTCCGTGGTTGTTGTCGAAAATTCAGGGTGCGCGACGCCGCGGCAACGGGCGGCGTCGCCGTGGGCGGGAAATCAGTGCGGTGGGTGGCGGCGCGAATCGAGCGCCGCCGTGCGTGATGCCGTGCGTTACGGCATGCGTTCGCGCGCGACGGTGGCGCGGCGCGTGTGCGGCTGAAGGCGTGAGCAGTGCGAGCGGCCGTCGAATGACGCGTGAGCTGACTGCGCGGCATGCATGTCGAATGTGTTCCGGTGCGCGGCGAAGAGTTCAAGCATGGTGTTCATGATTGCCCGTACGGCTTTGCGAGAGGAGTGGACCGGGTGCCTCGTCGATGCGCATCCGGTGACACGAATGCTGAGCGACTGAGGGCAATCTTAGGTTTGTCAAAAAGGAATGTGTTTCCAAAGATGCACGCACTTTCTGCGTGCCGTGGAATGTTTTTCTCTGCGTGCGGAAGGTGGCGCAAGCGATCTGCTGCGGTTGCGCGTGATGCGAAGCATCGGGTACTACGGTGCGACGGTGGGGTTGCTCCGCATCGTGAACAGGTGAACCGGTGGCTCGCCGAAAAGCAAAACGGCCAGGCTGCCGGTAGTGGCAAGCCTGGCCGTTGGCCTTCGTCACTCAGGATGCGCGTTAGTCGAACGTTTCGAGCGCGAGCAGTTCTTCGATGGTCTGCCGGCGGCGGATCAGCCGCGGCGTACCGCGATCGACGAGCACT
It encodes the following:
- a CDS encoding lysozyme inhibitor LprI family protein; this encodes MFGIRLALTLAAIGLSLSAHADSIDCSHAKTRTDRLICADKALVSADSTLSNAYYDAIGIAADQQAVIRSQRAWLAQRNACADATCIATAYRDRTAALKQVKHAGWKTYRDPALGISFEYLANRQVKKPCPEGGGDHCVAIVGRNMTYSSSFISFEIVDGALEPVAEKEAGFVKQDDGKWVTSYGPGIPQEVERFSGPGWHGMRATITCGISDPETGFHAAGGECYWAVLSNGKRSAVAGTQGIVGTDDATLHSVSTFRFDR
- a CDS encoding DUF4261 domain-containing protein, producing MSLISRFFGRKEEPENPVALVAAPDVENPLSVTVVFDGPLQVDIAALTAALRAYHPSMKQARVETEPTLEQVFGLAGWGNHVVRLVGFDAPYPSDALETCVAPAHYGQDLKQQVRASRSHVILYYAGHEANPLDQYVALVAVAGALAEQNGLAVLNEHAHTSLPAGVFNAKELGDESLEVLRDFPLNLFFCGFVKYEVEGIEGVWMRTYGADVFGLPDFAALAAGHHEGERYSGIFNNVMHYLLESGARMHAGETMQIGAETYMKLREPLEHEYYLQGPAQVLVAELISADEINR
- a CDS encoding type II toxin-antitoxin system RatA family toxin — encoded protein: MRISVSRTVGVDRRRLFTWSQDYARRLVWDSFLTDAYLLDGTTANVGVDAFCRSQSGATMVSRYISYRPPQVAAVEMVEGPKVLERFSGSWNFTEHTPGSTEVKFTYNFRVQPSWLRWLLEPLIGAFYLVQTRRRLDSFKRWAEAEALPR
- a CDS encoding bifunctional nicotinamide-nucleotide adenylyltransferase/Nudix hydroxylase, which translates into the protein MSTQQNRRFDALVFIGRFQPPHRGHLNVLKSALSRAERVCVLIGSTDKPRTIKDPFSFDERRQMLASLLDASERDRVTIAPLQDSTYNDGDWVRWVQEVVAVTLGDIAQRKVGLIGHEKDATSYYLRMFPQWELVDVDATEDISATEIRDQYFAERTNSFVQWAVPEPVFGWLERFRTQPEFAQLKSEAEFIAAYRKAWAAAPYPVTFVTVDAVVVHSGHILLVRRRSEPGRGLWALPGGFVNQDERLDAACIRELREETGLKLPEPVLRGSIKDRQVFDHPTRSLRGRTITHACLFNFPTGELPRVKGSDDADKARWVPLNEFAQMRNVMFEDHFDIAYHFLGKL
- a CDS encoding nicotinate phosphoribosyltransferase produces the protein MQNDLGGFAAVLANPILNTDSYKASHFLQYPPDAQAMFSYVESRGGRYDRTVFFGLQMLLKEYLCKPVTHAMIDEARDFFTVHGEPFNEAGWRTIVERYDGYLPVKIRAVPEGSVVPVHNALMTVECDDPQVFWLASYLETMLLRVWYPVTVATRSWHLRQTIRRFLEKTDDDLAQLPFKLHDFGARGVSSAESAAIGGAAHLVNFMGSDTVLGVLAANRFYREPMAAYSVPAAEHSTITSWGREGEVDAYRNMIARFGLPGAIVSVVSDSYDLFAALDLWGGELRQAVIDSGATLVVRPDSGDPVAIVMQTVRALDASFGSTVNGKGRRVLNRVRVIQGDGVDELSIDAILSALDDAGYAAGNVVFGMGGALLQQVNRDTQRFAMKCSAIRRGGVWHDVRKDPVTDQGKRSKKGRLTLLRNRRSGEYRTVTLPVAWDDRALEGEWDEALETVFDTGRLLVDTSFAEVRARAHAGEV
- a CDS encoding PLP-dependent aminotransferase family protein — encoded protein: MSQAAPPPVPPTASRTRVETVMDTLRARIASRALMPGARVPSIRMMADGLGVSKSTVVDAYERLASEGVLIARRGSGFYVSGHAPPLALADLGPRLDRELDPLWLSRQSLEAAPTSVKPGCGWLPSSWLPDESLRRALRAVSRDDADALTDYATPLGLPALRQQLAWRLAQHGVHAEPAQIMLTDGGTHALDLVCRLLLEPGDTVVLDDPCYFNFQALLRAHRARIVSVPYTPNGPDLVRFEQVLAEHRPRLYITNAALHNPTGATLAPPVAHRLLTLAAEHGLLIVEDDIFADFESTPAPRLAAFDGLSRVVSIGSFSKTLSAAIRCGYVAARPEWIDALVDLKLATSFGNAQIGANVVHRLLIDGTYRRHLDSLHARLADAMGESIRRLTRAGLGIWTEPRGGLFVWAELPDELDAARVARHALDHDVVLAPGNVFSPSHGATSYMRFNVSRCKGPVVFDALARAMDATRAADRSGVPANSGGRVLAGEP